In a single window of the Etheostoma spectabile isolate EspeVRDwgs_2016 chromosome 3, UIUC_Espe_1.0, whole genome shotgun sequence genome:
- the LOC116680711 gene encoding SPARC-related modular calcium-binding protein 2-like, translating into MDVIVLHALTFTCRGLLVLLLSDWVQTDRTPSSFSRRDIESSTDQRTVYHSQTASYAAATKGLPLYIFSAVLWTVLLVFSLTQPFRLTHFCLLRRVEEKYRCTAVTPCVFLFVDSPQMCERERAFRLAQMSSPWQEERFLPECSADGRYNPVQCHADTGYCWCVRVDGGRPLPGTSARNRIPECTGAEEAPTHRRDREKPLRGCPGARKKQFLQSLVRALQLEAEHAGSLSPYQASHTPSSSSPSPSLNPPPSTTLSFSTLDVSSPAVLQAVEASGPEVVLRWHFIQLDVDSSGVLSEREARPLQQFLRQRLKPRRCAKKFAQYCDRDRDRGLTLEELKVCLGL; encoded by the exons tCGAGTTTTTCCAGGCGTGACATTGAAAGCTCGACAGACCAGCGGACAGTTTATCACTCGCAGACGGCCAGCTATGCAGCGGCAACAAAGGGTCTTCCACTGTATATCTTCTCTGCAGTGTTGTGGACAGTTTTATTAGTGTTCAGCCTCACACAGCCGTTTAGATTGACACACTTCTGTCTGCTGCGGCGGGTGGAGGAGAAGTACAG ATGTACTGCGGTAACAccgtgtgtgtttctgtttgtagaCAGTCCTCAGATGTGTGAGCGTGAGCGAGCGTTTCGGCTCGCTCAGATGAGTTCACCCTGGCAGGAAGAGCGTTTCCTCCCAGAATGCAGTGCAGACGGCCGCTATAACCCCGTGCAGTGTCACGCTGATACGGGCTACTGCTGGTGCGTCAGGGTGGACGGTGGCAGGCCGCTACCAGGCACCTCTGCAAg GAATCGCATCCCAGAGTGCACTGGGGCCGAGGAGGCGCCGACACACAGGAGGGACAGGGAAAAACCTCTGCGTG GGTGTCCCGGAGCTCGTAAGAAGCAGTTCCTACAGAGTCTGGTTAGAGCTCTGCAGCTCGAAGCAGAGCATGCTGGAAGTTTGAGTCCCTACCA GGCCTCACACACCCCGTCCTCCAGTTCTCCCTCTCCATCTTTGAACCCTCCACCCTCTACCACCCTGTCCTTCTCCACTCTGGACGTGTCTTCTCCTGCTGTTCTGCAGGCCGTAGAGGCCTCTGGGCCAGAGGTCGTGCTGCGGTGGCACTTCATTCAGCTGGACGTGGACTCCAGTGGGGTGCTGAGCGAACGCGAGGCTCGACCTCTGCAGCAGTTCCTGCGCCAGAGGCTGAAGCCGCGACGGTGCGCCAAGAAGTTCGCTCAGTACTGTGACAGGGACCGAGACCGAGGCCTGACGCTGGAGGAACTGAAGGTCTGCCTGGGCCTCTGA